TTAACATTAGCTGCTTCTTGCCGTTAAAGCGCGCGTACAGTTGTAAGATTAAGAGCCTAATCTACTACTACATTAACCatattactaagcttaagTTTCTACCAGCGTTTAAGGCAGCCTTTAATtaattatttatattagCTAATATCTGCTTAGCTTTTTAAGGCGCAGGCCTTGTTCCTCTCTAGCTAGATGCTGttctattaaagctagacgtACAGCTCTGTACACCTTCTTCTACTACTCTTACAGAGACCCTCTAGGAGGCTTGTACGCCAAGCAACGTAcataagcttaatacttaattaatattaatatataattaTGTACGTTAGCATAagagcttattacctgccttaattattaaagcaattaattagcttaaaaaGGGCGCTAAGGTAATAATGCTCTCTGCTGAGCTAATAAGCAATTAGATTGCCAGCCTtaagaaggctaataaggcagtATTAGAGCGGAAACAACGCAAGAAAAAGCGTATACAGAAGCAAGGAGTCTTAACAAAGGGAGCTAGCAAGGATATACTTGCTTAACGTaaggctaattagtaggTTGCTCGTGAAGAGCGTTAAGGAGGCAAGCAATTAGGCCTTAGCTgccaggctcttgcgcgcTGTATAAGGTGCAGAGAGACTGGTTATAACTTACGCacgtgtaagaaagatactTTAGATACTGCTTAATCTACTCTATAATTGTCTAACTGTTATGTTATTACATTGTTGAGATACACGCTTACAGATATGTGCAAACCTGGTAGGGTGCGGCGCTCGCTTGTACGCGGCGCTCGCTTATAAAACACGTTACCTCGTAGAGCCTTGTGATTGCTTAAGATAAAAAGTCACAACTGAGGGCCTTATCACCACACACCAGAGCCACTTCTACAGACGGACACTTGTCACTTCTTACAATCAATCACACTCGTTTAACCTCACTCGTTTAACCTAAAAGTCATTATGAAGGCATCTTGGGCAGCCATTGGCGCTTTGTTGTCTTTCGTTCACCAAAGTTCTGCCAATCTTGATTTCATCACTCTTCCTGCGCCAGGTAACTCGTGGATCCAGGAAGCTGTCGCTACACTTGTCCTTGGCGACGTTCCCAGCAACAACCAGGGTGATGTTGCCTTGTGGAGTGCGATCATGATGGACAAGCAGGATTTTCTTCAGGGAGTCACTCAAAACTCCGCCAACAGGTACTAAGCACCCTACCCGAAACAGCCTTCTGACGCGAGTCGTTAATATTCTTTACAGCCCGTGGTGTCAGAACCTGGGACAGAATTGGTGTAACTTCGCCTATACTCTGGTAGGCTCGTCAACAGTCACCAACGGTACGCCAGTGAAGGCAAAACGCGGAGATCGCGTCAGAACTCATTGTACGTCTCTCCAACTCTACCAGTGGAATAGCCAAGACTGACATACGCATCAGACAAGCTCAACTCGCAAACCCAGCTGTGGGACCAGGACCTTTACGTCAACGACAAGCTGGCTTCCCACGTCTCGACCAGCAAGGGCCAGCACGGAAGGATCTTCTACGTCTCGATCGAGTGCGCATCTGGGTCTTGCCCCATGACTCCGGCTCATAGTACGTTCAGAAGTCATGCAATGTAGCTCAACTTGACACTGAAACTAATCGATATCCAGGCTGGGAGAACATCTCCGTTACCTTGAACAAAGCGGACCAGTCGTTCAAGCACGCCGGCGCATGGGCGCACGGTGCTACAGGTGGAGCAATGTCGACGACAGATGGTGGAAAGACATGGAACTTCTCCAAGTTGAACATCCCAGCCATAGTTGCTGCATAAATCATTTCGTGAACTGTTCTTCTTGTACTTCGACATTCACAATGTATTCTGGACACCATCCGTGGCATCTATTCTACAACTCCCGAATCAAGATTTCTGAACATCCTGTCGTATCCCATAACATATTTATGAAATTGTTAGGCAGTTTAAGGTGGCCTTCAAAACGGTGTGGGTGGCTTCTCCATGGTAATCATTCAATGCAGAACTAGCGCTGAGGCCAACCTGCAATAGGCTAGTTGCACCCACTATGCACGTTATTGACTACCGTTGTTGTCACCAATCGGAGTCCTTGTCCGTGGCTGACGAGTCACATATTTGATTTGTATTGACTGGATTCTGTTACCTATCTTTAGATCTCTTGCGCAAACGCCAGCACTCGTTCTCCAGTTCCTCACCGGATTGCACGTGGTCAACCACCGTCGATTCGGAGAATGTTCAGCTAACACCTTCCTGACATATAACTAATCTGACCTTTAGCGTCAACCCTTGGAAGCATCAGGCTTGGGAGGCTTACTAGGCATAACGTTAACTCGAACAGGCCAGCTGCACATCTCGGCCCTGGGAGGTTCGCTCAGGAGGCCTCCACAGCCAAGTTGTAGCTAGAGCTACGACTGTCCTGCGAAGCTATGCGGGTGTCTGGACAGACTGAAAAGCTCTAGAATTCACGATGAACACAGAAAGACCTACCTCCAGAAGCCCCCTTTACGGGCTTCCTGGACTGCAAGACGGACAGATCAGGCTGTTGCGCGTCCAAACCGAGAACGGGACCAGAGTGATCAATTGCACCGTCAGCATCCATAGCCTGGGTGAAAAGGGGCGCACTTCACAGTTTTCAGCGTTGTCCTACACGTGGGGCCCATCCCATCGAGGGTGTTGCAGCCTGTTAAGACCAACGTTAGACATGACGATTCTGTGTAACGGTGAACGAGTAGAGGTCACAGAGAATCTCTACGACTTTCTCTGCTACTGGGCTTCAAACCAGGAGGGTTCCTCTTACATTTGGATCGATGCCCTCTGTATCGACCAACATAACATCTCTGAGCAAAGTCACCAGGTCAATATCATGGGTCAAATCTATTCTGCTGCAGATCGGGTCCTTGTCTGGCTAGGCCCTGAAGACGACTCGGTATATCTTGCGTTCGATATCGTGGAGAGATTAAACTCGCTTGAACCTCAAGCAAGGTCGGCACTCAATCCCCACGAAGTCACCACTGACCACCTGAATCTTCTACTGGACCTTACGAGATGGAAGGCTTTGTCACATCTCTTTTCTCGAACCTGGTTCAGTCGGGCATGGATCATACAGGAAGCGGTCTTTGCCAGGAGCTGTACGGTTATCTGTGGATCGCACACTACTTCTTGGGATACTCTTGCCAACATCTCGAGATTCCTTGCCACCAGCAGTTGGACAACCTTTCTCCGAAATCCAGCTGTGTTCGAAGACAACGCAGATCAGTGGTACAATACTCCAGCCCGACTTGCAGCTCAACACAAAACATGGAAGGGTTCCCATAAAGATGGTCTCCTGTACGCGCTCATTCGCGCTCGCCCGTCTGCTTGCCAGGACCCGCGAGACAAGGTGTACTCACAGCTTCACTTGGGCCAAGCCGATATTTTTCCAGACTACAATCTCTCTGAATCCGAGGTGTATATCAATACAGCAATGTACATACTGGAGCGATCTGGAAGCATGCTTTTGCTCACATGTGTGGAAGGGGAGGCCTTTCAGACCCCGGCTTTCTGCCTGCCATCCTGGGTGCCAGACTGGAGCGTTCAAAAATTTGTAGGCCTGCGCATGACCGGGTACAGACACTTCCATGCGGCGATACGTCGATCACCAACTTACTCTGTCTCGCGTGACAAACGAGTATTGGACGTGGAAGCTGTGAAGTTGGACGATATCGTGGAGACAAGTGACAAGAAGGAGAATCTGCGTGCCAACTTGCACTCTCCCACGTTCTGGCACTTGATTTCGAGACTTCCTTCGACATATGCGACTACACATGGCATTCAAAGTCGTGAGGAAGTTGTATGGCGCACTCTAACGACAAACAGAGGCAGCGTACTAGCAGATTGCAGAGCGCAATATCCAGCACCAGATGGTCTCAAGTACTCATTCCGCGACTGGATACTCTGGCGATACGCTACGTCTCTCGAGGAGCCTGCCACGTTTCCCATACCCTCTACCGAGCACAACATCCTACCCACCCAAGACGAACTTGAGGATACATGCAAAAGAGCTGCAAATGACCCTGCTTATCTTACTGCTCTAGCACATCGAGCCTCGCTTTTTGACCTCCACTACTCGCACGCTATGCTTCAGCGACCCTACCGAACTAAGAAGGGTCATTTCGGCATCGGAACCCAGTGCTTGCGCGAAGGCGACTCCGTCTGGCTTGTGTCTGGCTGTCGTGTACCCGTCATTTTTCGTCCCATCGAAGGCAGTATGCGCCACAGGCTTGTCGGCGGCTCTTATTTGCATGGCTTCATGGATAGAGAGGCGCTGAACCAAGAAGATGTAAACTTCGAGATGGTGAGCCTAGAGTAAGCACAGACTGGACGAGGAACGTGCAGGTCCACTCGGTGCAAGCGCTTGACGAAGCAACGCCTTGTGCTAGATCACAGCCCCTCTTTTGAACGATGGAAAGAGGGGCTGTGATCTAGAGCAAGTCAATTCTGACGAGTGACAGACCGTTTCCTTGACCTCGCCTGGCGAGGTAGCTTCTTGCACCACTACTCTTGTTTCAGCCCTGTATATCGTGGAGTAGACAATACGAGGAGACATGTGTGCTGCCCACCTTCGAGCGTGAGTGATCTACAGCAGGTGTTTACCGAAGTCATACGTCTGGTAACAGATATCACCGCCACGAATTGAAAGCACGTTCGGTCAGAGAAAGGGCATAGGTGTGATGGGCCGGGTGGATACTTTCTCCTGCGCAGAGAAAGGCTTTGCTGGTCCTCTCAGAGCATCTCCACGTTCATGGTTTGCTCTCTGGTCACGTTAGTGGGCCAAGTGCCGCACGGCTGCCAGCATGGTTGCAGTCTGAGTCACCAAACGTCCAAACACGACGCCAAGACTGTTGCCTGGGCGCGGATTGTCGCGCGTCAGGTCGGCATCTGCATTGTCAATGCAACGCACAACGTTGAATGAGAAGCGAGACAGCATTTGAGAACCCCGCGACACCAGTCTCACAATGCGTGGGGCGGTGTTCACCGGTGTGCGCGGCCGGTCAGCGATGGTGGTCGTGAGTCATGACATGCGGAGAACGCAAGTGGTGCCAGCAAACCACGGCGCAAGCAGGCCGCGCCTTTACGCACGCTAAATCCTGGATCGCCGGCGTACCGCTACTTTGTTCAATTGTTGCCTTGTCTTCGGGTGAAAGCAACTCCTGGGACCTGTCGCTCTCCCTTCTCTCTGTCACTCTGTTGCTTGCATTTGGACCAGGGCGTATGCGAGGACCAAGCTGGGTACGCACAGTCTGTCGCACCTGTCTCAGGATCTGCGGTGCATTCCAAGGCAGCGACCGATTGCGCAACCCGTCGCCGCCAGCCAACGTGGGCAGCCGCATCGCGACAGAATTTTCATCGTCGAACTTGGGTCTGCTGGGAGGCGAGTGCTGTGGCGAAGGTGAGTGGCCAGCCTGCCTGGGCCCGAACAGCGCCGGTTGCAGCGTCATGGCCTGGTAGGGTAGTGAGAATCTGCGTGCGTCAGAATCGCGACAACACGAGCGCTGCACTCGTTGGAACACGGCGTGGAAGACAGCGGGCACATGTGGCAAGGAGCTGAACAGCGACTTCACCACCCTGGCTGTCGCAGGAAGCGAGGCAGCGCGGTGCAGTGAAGGAGAGACGCGCCTGTGCATGACGAACCGCCCCTTTTCTCGCCGCAGAGCCTTCCAGCTGCAAAAGCGGCGTGTGGTTATGGCCGCTAGCGCAGTGCACGGGCCCTGCACccgctactataagtatcCGGGCTGCCCCCTTGATTTACTGCCCTTTTGGTCGCCTTGCACTCCGCTCGCCGCCTCACTCAGCTCCCCGCACCACCCCACGCCGCAAACAGAAAACACCGTTTTCCATCTGCGCGCTCTCTAATAACGCGACTCGGGACTCACTGTGTGCATATCTGCGCTCATCCGCTCTCTTCGAGGCTGAGAAGCTCTTTCTGCGATCGGCGCTAGCCTTGTTCGCTTGCGACAGCCATACGAGCAGCCTTCCCTCCAGTCGCATCTCTCCGACTTCCCCTGCCAAAGGCTTGCTGGCTTCGCTTTTGGTCTCACCACTACCACCGTACATCACTAACCACTGCCTCCACCGGCGGCGATACACGATCGACGGCATACTCTTGTCAACGTTTGCCCGGGACTCTTTCGATAGTAGCTCTCCTGCCTCCGGTACGGTCACACcttgcctacctcttccaTCTCCACACTCGGTGTCGACCGATTATTGCAATACATTCGCGATTCCGTAGTCCACCTGACTAGACCGCCGCTTCTCCAAGTCATATTCTGACCTGCGCAGTCTGTCAAGAACCCTCTTCAGATACTCTCTAGCTCGTTCGGCATTCCGTCGAGCTCGTACATCAATCCACAATCATGGATCCTTCTTCTCTCACCTCCCATCCGTCCACCGCCGCTCAGGCCAAGACGGTAAGCCTGTGTGATGTCTATGTTTGCGAACCCTCTGTTAACATCTCCCCTAGTTCGTCGGGCCTGGCTCTCTGTCCTACCCAAACAGCGGAGACCTGACCCCGCCGACGTCCGAGAAGAGTGCGCTGCCTGATGCCAACAATGCCAACGGCGTTGCAACCCCAGCGGCTACCCCCGATACACAGAATGGCCAAGTGCCTTCTGGAATCGTGCCCACCCTCCAGAACATTGTCGCTACAGTCAACCTTTCCGCTCGCCTAGACCTCAAGACCATTGCTTTGCATGCGCGTAATGCCGAGTACAACCCGAAGCGTTTTGCTGCGGTTATCATGCGTATTCGTGAGCCCAAGACAACGGCTCTGGTCTTTGCGAGTGGAAAGATGGTCGTCACTGGTGCCAAGTCTGAGGATGATAGCCGCCTCGCTTCCCGCAAGTATGCGCGGATTATCCAGAAGCTGGGGTTCAACGCAAAGTTCACTGTACGTTGCGCCAGACTCTTCGTCTGGAGCTTTGGCTAATAGTGACTAGGACTTCAAGATTCAGAACATCGTTGGCTCCTGCGATATCAAGTTCCCCATTCGCTTGGAGGGTCTTGCATCTCGCCATCACACTTTCTCGTCCTACGAGCCCGAACTCTTCCCCGGTCTCATCTACCGCATGATGAAGCCCAAGATTGTCTTGCTCATCTTCGTCAGTGGCAAGATCGTCTTGACCGGTGCGAAGGTTCGTGAAGAGATCTACCAGGCTTTCGAGCTCATCTACCCTGTCTTGTCGGACTTCCGCAAGTCCTGAAATCCCTCTACTATACCCTTGTCATTTTTGCGGCATTGCATGGTGTTTTTGGTCGGTGGTCTTCCTTTAGCAGTTACTCAAATTGCGTATCCCGGTTCGGTTCTCAAAGTTCAGTAAACAACCTTTCGATGAGATAGACATCAGCACTCGAGGAGCTCAGCCTCCAGTAATCATGTTCATGGGGGCTTGGAAGTGCGAATGGTTTTGGGCCTCATTGCTTCAGTACGAGTACGATACGCTGGCGACGGTGGCAGATGTGGCTACGACTTCAAGCTTGTCTTTGAGGGTTGCGAAGGCGCTGGTGCAGGCGTGAAAGCTTGCACGGAGATGCTCAGTATGGCCGCCTATGCGACGCCAGAGCTCTTGAGGTGGTGCTTGTTGCGAATCATGGTTTCTTCCCTCAGCTCTTCCTACTGGAACAGCTTCGGTAGTAAAAGGATCATGATATCAGAATATCTTTCTGCTCCTGCCTCACTACGTGCTTGTTACCGTGTAACGACCCTTGCCCATGTCGAAATGCGCGCATAACCTGTCCTGTTCTGTCCCCGGGCTAGCGCATGGAGGATCAATGACGGCTTCTCCGCCATTGTCCTGTTTTGTTGATCCGGCTGTACAACATCGTCCATCCTTTTTGGCCTATCTCAAGACGCATCCGCTTGTGCGTTGGATCATAAACCCACAATGCTTTCGCAGCACCCGTAATTGACGACCCGGCTGTTGTCCTTATTGGTGTGATCTGTTCTGACACCCTAGCTTCACCCTCCTTGAATGTCATACTGGTATGGCAGCTCCCCCTCACTCGGGTTGGGATGCAGTCGAATCACACTCCTGCCCGAGCCTAGCGAGCTCGTCGACGAATTCG
The Ascochyta rabiei chromosome 9, complete sequence DNA segment above includes these coding regions:
- a CDS encoding TATA-binding protein (TBP) is translated as MDPSSLTSHPSTAAQAKTFVGPGSLSYPNSGDLTPPTSEKSALPDANNANGVATPAATPDTQNGQVPSGIVPTLQNIVATVNLSARLDLKTIALHARNAEYNPKRFAAVIMRIREPKTTALVFASGKMVVTGAKSEDDSRLASRKYARIIQKLGFNAKFTDFKIQNIVGSCDIKFPIRLEGLASRHHTFSSYEPELFPGLIYRMMKPKIVLLIFVSGKIVLTGAKVREEIYQAFELIYPVLSDFRKS